In the Primulina eburnea isolate SZY01 unplaced genomic scaffold, ASM2296580v1 ctg739_ERROPOS11973397, whole genome shotgun sequence genome, one interval contains:
- the LOC140822098 gene encoding AP2-like ethylene-responsive transcription factor TOE3 isoform X3 has protein sequence MEDGSEEEDKAAAGRGGIRKKSSKIFGFLVEDETGPCSSESELPVTRQFFPVDESEMGNLPAPNFPSSHWMGVQFRQSDPQGGASGGGNGATSGKSAAEAMKPRRKNRRGPRSRSSQYRGVTFYRRTGRWESHIWDCGKQVYLGGFDAAHVAARAYDRAAIKFRGAEADINFSIDDYEEDLKQMSNLTKEEFVHALRRQSTGFPRGSSKYRGVTLHKCGRWEARMGQYLGKKAHDRAAIKCHGKEAVTNFDAGIYDDELKGADHNLDLSLGNSSASKPSNRECRGRDHQLPPNSLQLDFARRRRLSNPEQQLHFRPRMTNPNDPGRRNGYNLVEQTRQDNKFGQPFETFSTPRISQNRINQFPPGISIHGGRAGGEFAASNGQQWQMNNNLFAGAAASSGFPQSRNIIQMTPPNWLQINGIHPYMRPN, from the exons ATGGAGGACGGTtcagaagaagaagataaaGCAGCAGCAGGAAGAGGTGGAATTAGGAAGAAAAGCAGCAAGATTTTTGGTTTTCTTGTGGAAGATGAAACGGGTCCGTGCTCGTCAGAGAGTGAACTTCCCGTGACTCGACAGTTTTTTCCGGTGGATGAGTCGGAGATGGGGAATTTACCAGCTCCAAACTTTCCCAGTTCCCATTGGATGGGAGTTCAGTTCCGCCAGTCTGATCCCCAGGGCGGCGCCAGTGGAGGAGGAAATGGAGCTACATCAGGGAAATCGGCGGCAGAGGCTATGAAACCTCGAAGGAAAAACCGGCGCGGACCGAGATCCCGGAGCTCTCAATATCGCGGCGTCACGTTTTACCGGAGAACTGGCCGCTGGGAATCACATATATG GGACTGTGGGAAGCAAGTTTATTTAG GTGGTTTTGATGCGGCTCATGTTGCAGCCCG TGCATATGATAGGGCAGCCATTAAGTTCCGCGGAGCGGAAGCAGACATAAACTTTAgtattgatgattatgaagaagACTTAAAACAG ATGAGCAACCTGACAAAGGAAGAATTCGTGCATGCATTGAGAAGACAAAGCACTGGTTTTCCGAGGGGCAGTTCCAAGTATAGAGGTGTTACTTTGCACAAATGTGGACGATGGGAAGCCAGAATGGGCCAATATTTAGGCAAAAA GGCACATGATAGAGCTGCCATCAAGTGTCATGGAAAGGAAGCTGTTACCAACTTTGATGCCGGCATTTATGATGATGAACTTAAAGGAGCAG ACCATAATCTTGACCTGAGCTTAGGAAATTCGTCAGCTTCAAAGCCAAGCAATCGGGAATGTAGGGGCAGAGATCATCAGCTTCCCCCTAATTCCTTGCAACTTGATTTTGCTCGGAGACGCCGGTTATCGAATCCTGAG CAACAACTTCATTTTCGGCCCCGTATGACGAATCCAAATGATCCCGGAAGAAGAAATGGATACAACTTGGTGGAGCAAACCCGGCAAGATAACAAATTCGGGCAACCATTTGAAACGTTTTCCACTCCACGTATCTCTCAGAATCGC ATTAATCAGTTTCCTCCGGGAATCAGCATCCATGgcggaagagcaggaggagaaTTTGCAGCTTCAAACGGTCAGCAATGGCAAatgaataataatttatttgctGGTGCTGCAGCATCATCAGGATTCCCACAGTCGCGGAACATCATACAAATGACACCTCCAAACTGGCTTCAGATTAATGGAATCCATCCCTACATGAGACCCAATTAA
- the LOC140822098 gene encoding floral homeotic protein APETALA 2-like isoform X4 produces the protein MEDGSEEEDKAAAGRGGIRKKSSKIFGFLVEDETGPCSSESELPVTRQFFPVDESEMGNLPAPNFPSSHWMGVQFRQSDPQGGASGGGNGATSGKSAAEAMKPRRKNRRGPRSRSSQYRGVTFYRRTGRWESHIWDCGKQVYLGGFDAAHVAARAYDRAAIKFRGAEADINFSIDDYEEDLKQMSNLTKEEFVHALRRQSTGFPRGSSKYRGVTLHKCGRWEARMGQYLGKKAHDRAAIKCHGKEAVTNFDAGIYDDELKGAGNSSASKPSNRECRGRDHQLPPNSLQLDFARRRRLSNPEQQLHFRPRMTNPNDPGRRNGYNLVEQTRQDNKFGQPFETFSTPRISQNRINQFPPGISIHGGRAGGEFAASNGQQWQMNNNLFAGAAASSGFPQSRNIIQMTPPNWLQINGIHPYMRPN, from the exons ATGGAGGACGGTtcagaagaagaagataaaGCAGCAGCAGGAAGAGGTGGAATTAGGAAGAAAAGCAGCAAGATTTTTGGTTTTCTTGTGGAAGATGAAACGGGTCCGTGCTCGTCAGAGAGTGAACTTCCCGTGACTCGACAGTTTTTTCCGGTGGATGAGTCGGAGATGGGGAATTTACCAGCTCCAAACTTTCCCAGTTCCCATTGGATGGGAGTTCAGTTCCGCCAGTCTGATCCCCAGGGCGGCGCCAGTGGAGGAGGAAATGGAGCTACATCAGGGAAATCGGCGGCAGAGGCTATGAAACCTCGAAGGAAAAACCGGCGCGGACCGAGATCCCGGAGCTCTCAATATCGCGGCGTCACGTTTTACCGGAGAACTGGCCGCTGGGAATCACATATATG GGACTGTGGGAAGCAAGTTTATTTAG GTGGTTTTGATGCGGCTCATGTTGCAGCCCG TGCATATGATAGGGCAGCCATTAAGTTCCGCGGAGCGGAAGCAGACATAAACTTTAgtattgatgattatgaagaagACTTAAAACAG ATGAGCAACCTGACAAAGGAAGAATTCGTGCATGCATTGAGAAGACAAAGCACTGGTTTTCCGAGGGGCAGTTCCAAGTATAGAGGTGTTACTTTGCACAAATGTGGACGATGGGAAGCCAGAATGGGCCAATATTTAGGCAAAAA GGCACATGATAGAGCTGCCATCAAGTGTCATGGAAAGGAAGCTGTTACCAACTTTGATGCCGGCATTTATGATGATGAACTTAAAGGAGCAG GAAATTCGTCAGCTTCAAAGCCAAGCAATCGGGAATGTAGGGGCAGAGATCATCAGCTTCCCCCTAATTCCTTGCAACTTGATTTTGCTCGGAGACGCCGGTTATCGAATCCTGAG CAACAACTTCATTTTCGGCCCCGTATGACGAATCCAAATGATCCCGGAAGAAGAAATGGATACAACTTGGTGGAGCAAACCCGGCAAGATAACAAATTCGGGCAACCATTTGAAACGTTTTCCACTCCACGTATCTCTCAGAATCGC ATTAATCAGTTTCCTCCGGGAATCAGCATCCATGgcggaagagcaggaggagaaTTTGCAGCTTCAAACGGTCAGCAATGGCAAatgaataataatttatttgctGGTGCTGCAGCATCATCAGGATTCCCACAGTCGCGGAACATCATACAAATGACACCTCCAAACTGGCTTCAGATTAATGGAATCCATCCCTACATGAGACCCAATTAA
- the LOC140822098 gene encoding AP2-like ethylene-responsive transcription factor TOE3 isoform X2, whose protein sequence is MEDGSEEEDKAAAGRGGIRKKSSKIFGFLVEDETGPCSSESELPVTRQFFPVDESEMGNLPAPNFPSSHWMGVQFRQSDPQGGASGGGNGATSGKSAAEAMKPRRKNRRGPRSRSSQYRGVTFYRRTGRWESHIWDCGKQVYLGGFDAAHVAARAYDRAAIKFRGAEADINFSIDDYEEDLKQMSNLTKEEFVHALRRQSTGFPRGSSKYRGVTLHKCGRWEARMGQYLGKKAHDRAAIKCHGKEAVTNFDAGIYDDELKGAADHNLDLSLGNSSASKPSNRECRGRDHQLPPNSLQLDFARRRRLSNPEQQLHFRPRMTNPNDPGRRNGYNLVEQTRQDNKFGQPFETFSTPRISQNRINQFPPGISIHGGRAGGEFAASNGQQWQMNNNLFAGAAASSGFPQSRNIIQMTPPNWLQINGIHPYMRPN, encoded by the exons ATGGAGGACGGTtcagaagaagaagataaaGCAGCAGCAGGAAGAGGTGGAATTAGGAAGAAAAGCAGCAAGATTTTTGGTTTTCTTGTGGAAGATGAAACGGGTCCGTGCTCGTCAGAGAGTGAACTTCCCGTGACTCGACAGTTTTTTCCGGTGGATGAGTCGGAGATGGGGAATTTACCAGCTCCAAACTTTCCCAGTTCCCATTGGATGGGAGTTCAGTTCCGCCAGTCTGATCCCCAGGGCGGCGCCAGTGGAGGAGGAAATGGAGCTACATCAGGGAAATCGGCGGCAGAGGCTATGAAACCTCGAAGGAAAAACCGGCGCGGACCGAGATCCCGGAGCTCTCAATATCGCGGCGTCACGTTTTACCGGAGAACTGGCCGCTGGGAATCACATATATG GGACTGTGGGAAGCAAGTTTATTTAG GTGGTTTTGATGCGGCTCATGTTGCAGCCCG TGCATATGATAGGGCAGCCATTAAGTTCCGCGGAGCGGAAGCAGACATAAACTTTAgtattgatgattatgaagaagACTTAAAACAG ATGAGCAACCTGACAAAGGAAGAATTCGTGCATGCATTGAGAAGACAAAGCACTGGTTTTCCGAGGGGCAGTTCCAAGTATAGAGGTGTTACTTTGCACAAATGTGGACGATGGGAAGCCAGAATGGGCCAATATTTAGGCAAAAA GGCACATGATAGAGCTGCCATCAAGTGTCATGGAAAGGAAGCTGTTACCAACTTTGATGCCGGCATTTATGATGATGAACTTAAAGGAGCAG CAGACCATAATCTTGACCTGAGCTTAGGAAATTCGTCAGCTTCAAAGCCAAGCAATCGGGAATGTAGGGGCAGAGATCATCAGCTTCCCCCTAATTCCTTGCAACTTGATTTTGCTCGGAGACGCCGGTTATCGAATCCTGAG CAACAACTTCATTTTCGGCCCCGTATGACGAATCCAAATGATCCCGGAAGAAGAAATGGATACAACTTGGTGGAGCAAACCCGGCAAGATAACAAATTCGGGCAACCATTTGAAACGTTTTCCACTCCACGTATCTCTCAGAATCGC ATTAATCAGTTTCCTCCGGGAATCAGCATCCATGgcggaagagcaggaggagaaTTTGCAGCTTCAAACGGTCAGCAATGGCAAatgaataataatttatttgctGGTGCTGCAGCATCATCAGGATTCCCACAGTCGCGGAACATCATACAAATGACACCTCCAAACTGGCTTCAGATTAATGGAATCCATCCCTACATGAGACCCAATTAA
- the LOC140822098 gene encoding AP2-like ethylene-responsive transcription factor TOE3 isoform X1: MEDGSEEEDKAAAGRGGIRKKSSKIFGFLVEDETGPCSSESELPVTRQFFPVDESEMGNLPAPNFPSSHWMGVQFRQSDPQGGASGGGNGATSGKSAAEAMKPRRKNRRGPRSRSSQYRGVTFYRRTGRWESHIWDCGKQVYLGGFDAAHVAARAYDRAAIKFRGAEADINFSIDDYEEDLKQMSNLTKEEFVHALRRQSTGFPRGSSKYRGVTLHKCGRWEARMGQYLGKKYVYLGLFDREIEAARAHDRAAIKCHGKEAVTNFDAGIYDDELKGAADHNLDLSLGNSSASKPSNRECRGRDHQLPPNSLQLDFARRRRLSNPEQQLHFRPRMTNPNDPGRRNGYNLVEQTRQDNKFGQPFETFSTPRISQNRINQFPPGISIHGGRAGGEFAASNGQQWQMNNNLFAGAAASSGFPQSRNIIQMTPPNWLQINGIHPYMRPN; the protein is encoded by the exons ATGGAGGACGGTtcagaagaagaagataaaGCAGCAGCAGGAAGAGGTGGAATTAGGAAGAAAAGCAGCAAGATTTTTGGTTTTCTTGTGGAAGATGAAACGGGTCCGTGCTCGTCAGAGAGTGAACTTCCCGTGACTCGACAGTTTTTTCCGGTGGATGAGTCGGAGATGGGGAATTTACCAGCTCCAAACTTTCCCAGTTCCCATTGGATGGGAGTTCAGTTCCGCCAGTCTGATCCCCAGGGCGGCGCCAGTGGAGGAGGAAATGGAGCTACATCAGGGAAATCGGCGGCAGAGGCTATGAAACCTCGAAGGAAAAACCGGCGCGGACCGAGATCCCGGAGCTCTCAATATCGCGGCGTCACGTTTTACCGGAGAACTGGCCGCTGGGAATCACATATATG GGACTGTGGGAAGCAAGTTTATTTAG GTGGTTTTGATGCGGCTCATGTTGCAGCCCG TGCATATGATAGGGCAGCCATTAAGTTCCGCGGAGCGGAAGCAGACATAAACTTTAgtattgatgattatgaagaagACTTAAAACAG ATGAGCAACCTGACAAAGGAAGAATTCGTGCATGCATTGAGAAGACAAAGCACTGGTTTTCCGAGGGGCAGTTCCAAGTATAGAGGTGTTACTTTGCACAAATGTGGACGATGGGAAGCCAGAATGGGCCAATATTTAGGCAAAAA GTATGTTTATTTAGGTCTTTTTGACAGAGAAATTGAAGCTGCCAG GGCACATGATAGAGCTGCCATCAAGTGTCATGGAAAGGAAGCTGTTACCAACTTTGATGCCGGCATTTATGATGATGAACTTAAAGGAGCAG CAGACCATAATCTTGACCTGAGCTTAGGAAATTCGTCAGCTTCAAAGCCAAGCAATCGGGAATGTAGGGGCAGAGATCATCAGCTTCCCCCTAATTCCTTGCAACTTGATTTTGCTCGGAGACGCCGGTTATCGAATCCTGAG CAACAACTTCATTTTCGGCCCCGTATGACGAATCCAAATGATCCCGGAAGAAGAAATGGATACAACTTGGTGGAGCAAACCCGGCAAGATAACAAATTCGGGCAACCATTTGAAACGTTTTCCACTCCACGTATCTCTCAGAATCGC ATTAATCAGTTTCCTCCGGGAATCAGCATCCATGgcggaagagcaggaggagaaTTTGCAGCTTCAAACGGTCAGCAATGGCAAatgaataataatttatttgctGGTGCTGCAGCATCATCAGGATTCCCACAGTCGCGGAACATCATACAAATGACACCTCCAAACTGGCTTCAGATTAATGGAATCCATCCCTACATGAGACCCAATTAA